The Cellulomonas shaoxiangyii sequence TCGCGGTGTCCCGTTCGTCCGGTTCCCGCTCGGCGGGCGGGCGGTGCGGACGGTCCGGAAACCGGTTCCCGGCCGGGACGCTACCACGCGGCGGCGGCCGTGGGAACCGGTTTCTGGTGGTGTATGGTCCGGACGAGCGGGGCCCGGACGCGTCGACGGCGACGCGGTCGGCGGGGCCCGCCGGAGCGAGCAGGAGGCCGCACGTGCCCACAGAACGGCCGCAGACCCGCTGGCCGCGCGGCGCCACGACGATCGCCGAGGTCGCCACGGCCGCCGGCGTGTCCCGCGCGACCGTCTCGCGCGTCATGAACGGGCGCGACACGGTCGACGCGGAGCTCGCGGCGCGCGTCAAGGAGGTCGCGGCCCGGCTGCAGTACCGCCCCAGCAACGTGGCGCGCAGCCTCTCGCTCGGGCGCACCGACACCGTGGCCGTCGTCGTCCCGGACCTCGCCAACCCGATGTTCCAGCAGGTGCTGCGCGGGGTCGCGGCGGCCGCCGCGGACGCCGGCTACCGCGTGCTCGTGGCCGACACCGCGGAGCACGCCGGGGACGAGGAGAAGGTCGTCGTCGACGCCCGGATGCGCTGCGACGCGCTCGTGCTCGTCTCGCCCCGCATGCCCGAGCGCGCGCTGCGCGCCCTGCTGCCCCAGGTGCGGCCGGCCGTCGTCGTCAACCGTGCGCCCGACGGCACGACGCCCACGCTCGAGATCGACTACGCGCACGGCATCGGGCAGATCGTCGACCACCTGCTCGGGCTCGGCCACCGCCACCTGCTCTACCTGGCCGGCCCGCCCGAGAGCGCGTCGCACCTGCGCCGCCTGGAGGCGCTGCGGGTCGCCGCGGCCCACCGCTCCGGCGTCCGGCTCTCCGAGATGCCCGCGGGCGCCAGCGTCGAGGCCGGCTACGCCGTGGCCGGCGACGTGCTCGCGGCGCGGCCCACCGCGGTCGTCGCGTACAACGACCTCGTCGCGTTCGGCCTGCTCGCGCGGCTCAACGAGCTGGGTGTGGCCGTGCCCGGCGACCTGTCCATCGTCGGGTTCGACGACATCGAGCTGGCGCGTTTCGCCACCCCGTCGCTGACGACGGCGGCGGTGCCGCAGGCCGAGCTGGGACGGCTGGCGTGGGAGCACCTGCGCCCCCTCCTGGCGGGAGGAGAGCCCGTGCAGGACCCCGCGCCCATCCGCCCGACGCTCGCCGTGCGCGCGAGCACCGGCCCCGTGCCCCCGTCCGTCCGCCTCGCCCGCGCCGCCGAGGGCGGCGCCCCGCAGGCCGCGGCGGACCCGCTGCGCGACGTGGCGTGGCGGCTGGAGGCCGGCGTGCCCGCCGCCGAGGCGACCGCGGACCTGATCGGCGCGTCCAGCGCCGCGCACCACGGCGAGCTGCCGCTCGCGCGCTACGTCACCGGTGCCGACCTGCCGCCCGTGCACGCACGGCGCCCGTACCTGCACCCCGTGCACACCGCGGGCGGGACCGCCCTCACCGACGTCAGCCCCGTCGACCACCGCCACCACTACGGGATGTCGTTCGCCGTGCCCGTGGTCAACGGCACGTCCTACTGGGGCGGGCGGACGTTCCTGCGCGACGAGGGCCCGACGCTGCTGCCGAACCACGGCCGGCAGGTGCCGCGGTCGCGTCGCGTCGTTGGCGGCACCCTGGTCGAGGACGTCGCCTGGCTCGACGAGCGGGACGAGCCGCTGCTGCGCGAGGACCGCACGCTCGAGGCGCACCCGTGGGCGGACGCCCGCGCGTGGCTGCTGCGCTGGTCCAGCACGCTGCACGCCGAGCACGGCGAGCTGCGCATCGAGAGCCCCGCGACCAACGGGCGGCCGCAGGCCGGGTACGGCGGGCTGTTCTGGCGGCTCGCCGCCGCCGACACGACGTCCGTGCTGGGCGAGGGCCTCGCGGGGGAGCAGGCCGTGCACGGCAGCCGCTCGCCGTGGCTGGCGTTCGTGCAGCGGCGCGAGCTGGCGTCCGCGACGCTCCTGCTGGTGCAGCCGCCCGAGCAGCTGCGGCCGTGGTTCGTGCGCGTGGCCGAGTACCCGGGTGCCGGCCCGGCGCTCGCGTGGGACTCGGTGACGCGCGTGCCGGCCGGCGGGACGCTCGAGGCCGGCCTCGCGGCCGTGCTCGTCGACCGGGCGCTCGGCGCCGACGAGGCGGCCGAGCTGGCGGCGCGGGCATGGGCGTGACGGGCCGGGACGCGGGTGCGGACTCGGTGGGTGCGGGCGCCGTGGGTGGGGACGCCGTGGGTGCGGGCGGGTCGGGCTCCGACGCGCCGGGCGTGCGCGCGGCCCACGTCGCCGAGGTCGCCGTCGTCGGCGTGCACGGCCACGGCGCGTCCCACCTGCGGACCGTGCGGGCGCTGGCCGCCGCCGGACGCGCGCGGCTCGCGGCCGTCGTCGACCCGCGGCCCGTCGCCGGCACCGGGCTGACCGAGCCGGACGCCGACGGCGCCGGTCCGCTCGTCCCGCCGGACGCGCGCTGGTACCCGTCCCTCGACGCGCTGCTCGCCGCCGCGCCGCCGGACGTCGTCGTCCTCTCCACGCCGATCCACACCCACCTGCCGCTCGCGACCGCGGCGCTGCGGGCCGGCTGCGACGTGCTCCTCGAGAAGCCGACCGTCGCGACGCTCGCGGAGCACGCCGAGCTGGTCGACGTCGTGCGTGCCACCGGGCGGCGCTGCCAGGTCGGGTTCCAGACGTTCGGCTCCGGCGCCGCCGACGAGCTGACGCGCCTCGTCGCGTCCGGCGAGCTCGGCGAGGTCACGACCGTCGGGGCGGTGGGCACGTGGGTGCGCCCCCGGGCGTACTACGCCCGCGCCGCGTGGGCCGGCCGACGCTCGCTCGACGGCGTGCCGGTGGTCGACGGCGTCGTGACGAACCCCCTCGCGCACGCGGTCGCGACCGCCCTGAGGGTCGCCGGCGCGACGCGTGCCGAGGACGTCGCGTCGGTCGACGTCGAGCTGTTCCACGCGCACCCGATCGAGGCGGACGACACGTCGTCCGTCGTCGTCACCACGACGAACGGGCGCACGGTCGCCGCCGGGCTCACGCTGTGCGCGCCGGAGCGGTCGCTCGCGACCGTCGTCGTGCGCGGCACGCAGGGCGAGGCGACGCTGCGCTACGAGGCGGACGAGCTCGACGTGCGCACCGCGCGGGGCGCCCGCACGATCCGGACGGGCCGGCGTGACCTGCTCGCCGACCTGCTCGACGCGCGGCTCGACCCGGCCGTGCGCCTGCGCTGCGACGTCGAGGCCACGGGCGCGTTCATGGCCGTGCTCGAGGCGGTGCGCACCGCGCCGGACCCGCGGGCCGTGCCGGACGCGCTCGTCACGTGGGTCGGCGCGGGCCAGGAGGCGCACCCGGTCGTCGCCGACGTCGAGGCGTGGTGCGCCGCCGTCGCCGAGCGCGGCGCGGGCTTCGGGGCCGTCGGTGCACCGTGGGCGACGGCCCTGCGCCCGGCCGCCGCGCCCTGACGGCGTCGCACGGGTCCCGCCGAGGTCGCTGGTTCCGCGTCGAGATCGCCGCCCGGCACCGGCGAACTCGGCGCTGCACCGGCGAGCTCGGCGCTGGACCGGCGAACTCGGCGTTGGACCGGTGGGCGCGGCGTTGGGCCGGTGGGCGCGCCGCGGCCGGTGCCGGCGCGGGGTGTCCGCACCGGCACCGGCCGTCGGTCAGCGCACGTACAGCCGCTGCTGCGGCGGTGCCGTGAACGGGTCGCCCAGGAAGAACGACGGGTGCGGCGGCTGGTT is a genomic window containing:
- a CDS encoding Gfo/Idh/MocA family protein; the encoded protein is MGVTGRDAGADSVGAGAVGGDAVGAGGSGSDAPGVRAAHVAEVAVVGVHGHGASHLRTVRALAAAGRARLAAVVDPRPVAGTGLTEPDADGAGPLVPPDARWYPSLDALLAAAPPDVVVLSTPIHTHLPLATAALRAGCDVLLEKPTVATLAEHAELVDVVRATGRRCQVGFQTFGSGAADELTRLVASGELGEVTTVGAVGTWVRPRAYYARAAWAGRRSLDGVPVVDGVVTNPLAHAVATALRVAGATRAEDVASVDVELFHAHPIEADDTSSVVVTTTNGRTVAAGLTLCAPERSLATVVVRGTQGEATLRYEADELDVRTARGARTIRTGRRDLLADLLDARLDPAVRLRCDVEATGAFMAVLEAVRTAPDPRAVPDALVTWVGAGQEAHPVVADVEAWCAAVAERGAGFGAVGAPWATALRPAAAP
- a CDS encoding DUF6807 family protein; its protein translation is MPTERPQTRWPRGATTIAEVATAAGVSRATVSRVMNGRDTVDAELAARVKEVAARLQYRPSNVARSLSLGRTDTVAVVVPDLANPMFQQVLRGVAAAAADAGYRVLVADTAEHAGDEEKVVVDARMRCDALVLVSPRMPERALRALLPQVRPAVVVNRAPDGTTPTLEIDYAHGIGQIVDHLLGLGHRHLLYLAGPPESASHLRRLEALRVAAAHRSGVRLSEMPAGASVEAGYAVAGDVLAARPTAVVAYNDLVAFGLLARLNELGVAVPGDLSIVGFDDIELARFATPSLTTAAVPQAELGRLAWEHLRPLLAGGEPVQDPAPIRPTLAVRASTGPVPPSVRLARAAEGGAPQAAADPLRDVAWRLEAGVPAAEATADLIGASSAAHHGELPLARYVTGADLPPVHARRPYLHPVHTAGGTALTDVSPVDHRHHYGMSFAVPVVNGTSYWGGRTFLRDEGPTLLPNHGRQVPRSRRVVGGTLVEDVAWLDERDEPLLREDRTLEAHPWADARAWLLRWSSTLHAEHGELRIESPATNGRPQAGYGGLFWRLAAADTTSVLGEGLAGEQAVHGSRSPWLAFVQRRELASATLLLVQPPEQLRPWFVRVAEYPGAGPALAWDSVTRVPAGGTLEAGLAAVLVDRALGADEAAELAARAWA